The Apus apus isolate bApuApu2 chromosome 1, bApuApu2.pri.cur, whole genome shotgun sequence nucleotide sequence tggtttgggttggaaggatcTTAAAgctcatgggcagggacacctcccagcagcccaggctgctccaagccccatccaacctgcccttcaacactgccagggatggggcagccacagcttccctgggcaacctgggccaggctctccccaccctcacagcccagaatttctcctcatcttcctcCCCAAGAACCTTGAAACTGTTCTCCCACTCTTCTGGGGAGAGCAATTTGGCCTGAGACCCACCCTGCAaaatcctgttgtttttttgtgttggtttctgtttgtttcttcctctttagATGTAGATGAAGAAAACGacccttttttatttaaaagtggtgaggaggagggagtGTCCCAGCCAGCCCGTGCTGGGCAAGGCAGAAACCTGCCCCGTGGCTTTGGAGCAGGatggctgcttctgctgctgcgGAACCTTCCTCAAATGCTCTGCccagcttctcctgcctccACCTCCAGCCCACAGTGCACCTCCCCCTGGGCTTCAGAGAACCACAGAACAtctcaggttggaaaagacccacAGTTTGCTTCCTTTGTCCCCAGCCAGATCTGCCTTGGATGACTGTCTCTCCATACCTTCTCCTCCCCGTTTCTGTGCTGGTTACGAAAAATGGGACTTTTTATGAGAGAAAGTCACCCACACCCTTTcaagcagccctgcagaagctGTCATCTCACTGGGGTGCCACGCAGGGaccctgcctcccccagccaAAGGAAGAACGCCAAGACAGGGGAGGTGACACCCCCAGTGTCAAAGCAAAATCTGAATTTCCCCACACGACCCAGGGACTGGGGCTGGGACTGAAAACCCAACTCACCCTGAAGTTCTCAGGGTCCACGTGCAGCTTCTCGCAGTGCAGCTCGGACAGCTTGGAGAAGGTTGTCTTGATGCTGTCCAGGTTCTTGATGGCTTCCCCAAAGGAGGTGAGCACCTTCTTGCCATGGGCACGGACCTTGGGGTTGCCGGTGATGGCCGTGGGGCTGGAGAGGTTCCCAAAGTTGTCAAAGAACCTCTGGGTCCAGGGGTAGACGAtcagcagcctggggaagggaCAGAGGAGACACAAGCAGACACAGACAGGTTAATGCTCCCAAATGCAACTGCCACAGCTTCTCCATCCAGGGACGAGGAGCTTCCCAGGAGCTGGACCTACCTGGCCAGGGCCTCGGCGCCACATTCCTCCACGTTGACCTTGCCCCAGAGGCCGGTGATGAGCTGCTTCTCCTCGGCTGTCCAGTGCACCATGGTGGCAGGAGGCTTTGCTGGGAGCTGCGGGAGGACACGGAGCCTGTGGATGAGCTGCAGACCCCAGGGAGGCTTTTATcccctgctggcagctcctcccCGTCCTGCCCCGCGGGGCCATTGGCTGGGGACGGGGTGGGGGTCCCCAGCACcgggggagcaggaggggggtCAGGGTGTGGCAGGCTGAGCAGGGGCCTCTGGTTATCCTGAGCTCAAGAGCTTTGTCCCTTCCCCTCCATGCAGGCTGCTCTCCACTTGGCCAGCCTGACGTGGGCCCCTtggcaggggaagggctgcACCAGGTCCCGGAGCAACTGGCCATCATGGTTCAACACGTCCAGGGGGCTCAGAGACTTGGCTCCCCCAAAAGACGGActcatagaatcccagactggtttgggttggaagggacctaaaagatcatcctAGATCCAGCActctgccacgggcagggacacctcccagcagcccaggctgctccaagccccgtccaacctgtccttcaacactgccagggaaggTTCTCTGCTCTGCTTAACCCCCCTCAGTGAAATGATCAAAGCCCTGTAAAATGCAGCCCATGGCACAGCAACCCAGAGGAGTTTGTCACCAGCAAACCCTGCAGGTACCTGCACTGCAGGTCTCCAGCCTCCTTGCACCACCAggagctgtgggcagctggCTCGCTCATTAATGACTAACCTCCTAATTCAGGTTGTTTAACTGAGATGTTGTTGCCAATCCCCTGCAGTGCTTGTACCCCTTGCAGAGCTTGAACTTCTCCTCATCCTTTGACTTTGGGAgtgttgggtgatgagaagTTCACCATGAGCCAGCACCATGTCCTGGCAGACCAGAACccacctgtgtcctgggctgtgtcaccagcagcgtgaccagcagggccagggaggggattgtcccctctgctctgctctgctgagacccccctgcagggctgggaacagctctggggtccccagcacaggaaggacacggagctgttggagagaggccagaggaggccccggagatgctgggagggctggagcagctctgctctggagccaggctgggagagttggggtgttgagcctggagaagagaaggctccagggagacctgagagcaccttccagggcctgaaggggctccaggaaagctggggaggggcttgggacaagggcagggagggctgggagcagggggaagggtttccagctggcagagggagctggagctgagatgtgagggagaaattctgggctgtgagggtggggagagcctggcccaggttgcccagggaagctgtggctgccccatccctggcagtgttgaagggcaggttggatggggctgcCACGTGCACGGGATGGAAACCCTTGTCCCTGCTCCCATGAAGGGGAACATCTGCTCAGCTCACTCCCACCTTGCTTGCAGGAGGAGACCTTCTTGTTCAAATGCTTCAGATGTCTCTGCACAAATTCTTTGAAAAATCACATTCATGTGAAAGTTTATGAGTTTCTGTTATTAAACCCCTGAAAAACCATGTAAGAATCTCAGGTTTTTGTGACCCTGGACACCTGACCAAGCCACCTCTCTGTGCCTGCCCAGACTCCCTGCATGAGCAGAGCACTTTGggacctgcctgcagagcatCTTCTCACCTTCTCCGTGTCTGTCTAGAAACCAGAAACAAACCCCCCTTTCCTGCCAGTAAATTTGTGGGGGAAGGGGCATTTTGTGGGTCACAGAGGGCTTTTCACACCCTGCAGTGGGTCAGGCTGGGATGCCCACAGGGtgtggaggaggcaggggaaggTAGAAATCCTGGGACATGGACCTGTGctctcttttgttcttgtttttttttcttccccccctcctttaAAAACTAAgagcattttttcatttaactgtTGCTTTTCCTGCCCCCTGCCCCGTTCTGACAGCGCTTCCCATCCTGGGACCAACCTCTGCCCTGCAGACACTGGAACCCCCCAAGCCCCCCACCCCGTGTGCACAGGGCGTTAATTGTCACTGACAATTAATACCCAGCACCATTAGCAGGACaggcccccccacccccaccccccaattGCAGGATGGGCGGCGCAGGGTGAAAACGAAGCTCATAAACAAAGTCTGGGCAGGTCTTGATAGCAAAATGTTTATCTAAAACCTCCCCCCCCGCCCAGCTGTCTGCTTGGCCAGGATGAGTCAGCTCGTTTCTCGCAGGCTTCTTGCCAGGAACCAGCCCCAGTAGGTGAAAGTCTTCAATTTGTTTATCCCTCAATCAAATTAAACCCAAACACGACACCCCCCGAGTTCCCCTCGACGTGCAGGAAAAGGTTTAGGGGAGACCTGTGTAGAGCAGGGATGGTGGGTGGACTCGGTGACCCCGAGTGAGAACCTCCCCGTGCCCACCGAGGTGGCACCAGCAAGTTGTGTCCACCCTGTCCTCTCCGAGTGTGCTTTCCAGGGGCAAATCCCACACAATCCCCTGAAAAAGAAGCCCCCGCGGAACCAaagggaggtttttttggggggggattTTACGTGAGCAAGAGACGCTCTTGCACAAGCTGCCACCCCAggtgccccccagcccctccagcccgGCAGGGACACACGGACACGGTGGAGGCTTCACAGGATGAGCTTTATTTGGCTGTTAGAAGCTGTCGGCTGCGGGTCAGCGTGTCGCCACAGGGCATGTCACGACAGGGCATGTCACGACGGGGCACGACACGCTGCCGGGGCTTTCCTGCTGCATTTAGTGGTACTTGCGGGCCAGGGCGTGGGCCACGGCACGGACCAGcttctgccaggcagcctgggcttCAGGAGTGAAATCCTTGGCGAAGTGGGAGGCCAGGACGATGATCAGGATGTcacccaggagctggggggacACACAAGAGCACCCTGGGGtgagcagcacccagagcccGCAGAGTCCCACAAACACACTCCCACCAGACCCAGGGAAACCTTTGGGGAGCTTAAAAACCTCCCCCGGGTCCTTAGTAAGATGGACCTCAAACTTGTTCTCTGCTCTTACTAAGATTCAGGTTCTGcttctgccatgggcagaggaACTGAAGATCCTGTGAATTTTGATTATATGTTTGGTCTTTCTCCCTTCTGGCTCCCTTTGGGAGTTCCTCCAGAGCAGCAGACCCAGCGGGGCCATCCCTGGGCACCAGAAATGAACGATGATGATGATGGGGGAGATCTCGGCCAGCCCTGGTGACAAATGTGGAGGTGACTTCCCCACTCAGGAGCTCTCAGCTGCAGAGTGGTGGgacctaaatctctctttccctctggaTCTTGTTCCTCTCCTGTTTTTGCCATGAAGCCACCACCCCTTGCCTCTCACTCCTCTCCCCCATGCCAAGCTTTGCTCTCGCTCCTTCGCTTTCCCCTTGGCTCAAACCTCTTCTTGCTCAGCAACcactttccctttcctctccctctcctttttccacATCAAAAAcagcctcctctccccctccccacatcCCTCCAGGGGGTCTCTCCATGGCCATCACctctctgccccttccctgcattctccctgagctgcaggtgggTCCCTTGCCCTCTCTGTCCTTCTGCATCTCCCTCTCACCCCAACCACCAGTCCCTCGTGCACCAGCAGGTCCGGGGTGAATCCCtcaggtgctggggctgggggttAGGAGGAAAACTGCCCAGGGAGACGTGGTGGGGAGGATGGGTTCCTTGGGTCAGGAGCACAGCTCACCCTGAAGTTCTCGGGGTCCACGTGCAGCTTGTCGCAGTGCAGCTCGGACAGCTGGGCGAAGGTTGACTTGATGCTGTCCAGGTTCTTCACGGCTTCCCCGAAGGAGGTGAGCACCTTCTTGCCATGGGCACGGACCATGGGGTTGCCAGAGATAGCGGTGGCACTGGAGAGGTTCCCAAAGGAAGCAAAGAACCTCTGGGTCCAGGGGTAGACGAtcagcagcctggggaagggaCAGAGGGACACGAGCAGACACGTTAATGCTCCCGTCATTGGAGGGGTTTCTCCATCCAGGGATGAGGAGCTTCCCAGGAGCTGGACCTACCTGGCCAGGGCCTCGGCGCCGCAGTCGGCCACGTTGACCTTGCCCCAGAGGCCGGTGAtgagctgcttctcctcagcTGTCCAGTGCACCATGGTGGAGGGTGATGGGCTGCGTGTGGCTGCCGGCGGCTGCGAAGGTCTGCGGGCTCTCGCTCCGGGGTCGCACGCTGGCGAGCGGCTCTGCCCGGCCCCTCTTTTATACCCTGCGCTGGGCCCCTCCTCTTCCCCGGGCACCCCCCCATTGGCTGGGTCCCCAGGGGGGGCCCTGGCACCCCAAGGGAGGGGACACAGCGGCAGGGTGGGGCTCCAGGGCAAGATGCCCAGATCCACCAGCAGGACGGGCTGGCGAGCCGCCCTCCGCCTGCCTTTGatttccagctcctgctggagggTGGCATTTATCTCCACCCAACGTCCAAGCACGGTCCAGAAACCCTCAGAGGAAGGTGTGTGCAAGGCTTGGTGCCCCTGGATGGTGTGAACCAAGGCTTGGTGCCCCTCAGATGATGCAAACCATGGTGGGCTTCGTAGTAGAAGACTTggacctggggctgttgtgTCGTCCCTCTGAATCACCCAGCGGCGTGTGAGCGGTTTCTCTTTGTCCTCTTCTCACAGGACCTTCCAGGCTTTGGGTTCTCCTTGTTCTCTCCTGTCAGCTGTTCAACAGTTTGCCAACTTGAGGGTAACAGTAAGAACCCACGGGGCagtggcagctggagagagcTCCTGTCTCAAAGAGCCTGGTAGCAAAGGTCAAAGAActccagactggtttgggctggagggACCTTAAGGTCATGGTTGGACCTCTAAggtcactgagtccaaccatcaacacacacaaaaacccacaaaaaaacccaagcaaaaaacccacaaaaaaacaaacaaaccataccccacagcaaacaaacaaacaacacaccaaCCCACAACACCAGCCAgcagagcatgtcctgaagtaccaaatcCACACGGCttttgagcacctccagggatggtggctcaaccacctccttgggcagcctgggccagggacTGACCATTCCTTCAGTGGATCATTtcaggatcatccagtcccacccctgccatgggcagggacacctcccagcagcccaggctgctccaagccccatccaacctgcccttcaacactgccagggatggggcagccacagcttccctgggcaacctgggccaggctctccccaccctcacagcccagaatttctccctcacatctcagctccagctccctctgccagctggaaaccctttcCCCTGCtctcatccctccctgcccttgtcccaagcccctccccagctttcctggagcccctgcaggccctggaaggtgctctcaggtctccctggagccttctctttttccactagCAAAACCAAAGCCCCTGAACACTCTCCATGCCACACAGAGGACCAGGGCTCCCACAGCCTCCTGTCCTCCTTCCAGACTCACAGCATCCCCAGGGCAccaagagcagctgagggacacGTTTGGGGTTTCTGGATGGTGAATTCCTCCCACGCCCTTATAGGGGAGGACGCAGAGGtctccagagcagctctgcactaaacccagctctgctcagcgTGGAGGGCTGGGGGGCAATGTCATCCCCAGGTCTGGCCCCAAGGTCCTTTGGCCAAGCCCCCCTATGAAGTGAGGAGGCAGAGGGCAACCAGTGCAGCCATCAGAACCCATGGACAATGCAAACATGTTCCTCCATGGTCATCCAGAGCTGGTTGGACCAGCTGTCATCCCTGGGTCCgacagctccatccctggcccCAGTGCCTGCATCCCACCCCATCACCTCcagcctgctgtgctgggagcaggagcagacGTGCAGCCCCGGGAGACCCAGATGCCTCCCCCACCACTCGGGAGGACCgttgctcctccagctgcctcctgctggGCCAGGCTCTGTCTCCTGCTCCACATCTGCTCAGACCACAAGGTCAGGTTGttcagggctctgagcaacttgatttggttggagatgtccctgctcactgcaaggAGGTTGGGGCTAGATGAgcttttaaggtcccttccaacccaaagctTTTGATAATTCTATGAGTTGATTattccccagctctcctggagctCCTGTGAGTTAACACCTTGCAGGCAGCTGGTGTGCCTTGGGTTAGAATGTTTCCCTTCAGCATTGCTTGACCTTGAACTCCTTGAGatggagctgagatgtgagggagaaattctgggctgtgagggtggggagagcctggcccaggttgcccagggaagctgtggctgccccatccctggcagtgttgaagggcaggttggatggggcttggagcagcctgggctgctgggaggtgtccctgcccgtgcgGGGGGGGCACTGGGTGGGATTTGAGCTCCCTTCCCACCAAAACAATTTCATGATTCAATGGAAGTCAGATGTAGGGACCAGTGAAGGCAAATGCTCTGTCCTTCCTGCACGTGAAACCAGCAATCTTGTCATATTTTTTGCCACCCTGGTTGTGTCTGTTACATTCTGCCTTTACTGACCTTGGAACACAAATGATTTAGagaaaaccaacccaaaccagaacCAAAAAGGGTGGTTTTCCTTCATGAAGGGCCACAAACAAAGGACCTACTCTCCCTGCCCATTTTCTTACAAGGGTTTGTTTCACTTTATCCTGAAAAGATGTAAAACCTTCAATCCAAGGACATTGCCTGATGCCTCAAAGAAGCACCAGAGgatttctctttgtattttgtggtgtgtttgcttgggttttttgccttGACTGTCCCCCTGGATCCTCCACCTTAGATAACCCGCACGACCCCCTCGACTCATCTCCCCCCCGTGTTGtgagcagccccctccccagccccacctggggTGGTCCCCAACCCCTTCCCACAGAGAGGCTGAGACCTCCTCACAGCTGGAGCAGATGGGTGTTTATTTGGCAGCCAGAGACCAACAGAACCAGAGGGTGTTTCCCCGTGAGCGGGGACGTCTCCGAGCAGTGGTGGGGATGCTCAGTGGTACTCGTGGGCCAGAGCATGAGCCACCACACGGACCATCTTCTGCCAGGctgcctggcaggcaggggTGAAGTCCTTGCCAAAGTGGGCGGCCAGGACGATGATGAGGATGTCACCCAGGAGCTGGCaaaggggagaaggaggagccATCAGCCCGGTGCTGCCCCcgcctccctccccaccctcccaccaCCCGCCTGGACATGGGGTGGTGGGGAATTCACTGCAAAGCAAGGAAGGGATTTAccccagtgcagagcagcaggctgctggcacagcttgcaCCTCTGGCACTCCCAGGGTGCTGGGACATGCCAGGTGCTCCTCCCCAAACATCTCCCTTTGCCTCCTGCGCAGTGTCCTCCCTCCGCTTGGACCGGGTTTGTCCCCTCCTCAGATCCCTGCCCACCCTCCTGGCTCACATCCCCCCCTCTGCCCAAATTTAGTTTCTCTCCTGGTTTAGCCCTTCCATCGTACCCAAGATCAGCTTTTCCCTCCAAACCCTGCCTTGatttcttcccctctgccctcTGGCTGCTCCAAGCCAACATTGTTTCCCACCAGCACCTCTTGGACTCTGTGTTTCATCCCCATCCACCTGGTCCCTTCTCTCACAGATCCCACCCCATAACTCCTCTCTATTCTCCCCAGATATTcactcctccttccccttcaccctccctgccctcagcagcctCAGGGTTTCTCTCCAGGTCTCACTGTCAGACTCCTCAGAGACCCTGAAGCCCGTGCCAGAGAACAAGAACCTCTGCCCAGATGGGTCCAAGCACAGCTCACCCTGAAGTTCTCGGGGTCCACGTGCAGCTTGTCACAGTGGAGTTTGCTCAGCTGAGCAAAAGATTTCTTGATGCTGTCCAGGTTCTTCACGGCTTCCCCGAAGGAGGTGAGCACCTTCTTGCCATGGGCACGGACCATGGGGTTGCCGGAGACAGCGGTGGAGCTGGAGAGGTTCCCAAAGGAAGCAAAGAACCTCTGGGTCCAGGGGTAGACGAtcagcagcctggggaagggaCAGAGGAGACACGAGCAGACACGTTAATGCTCCCGTCATTGGAGGGGTTTCTCCATCCAGGGATGAGGAGCTTCCCAGGAGCTGGACCTACCTGGCCAGGGCCTCGGCGCCGCAGTCGGCCACGTTGACCTTGCCCCAGAGGCCGGTGATGAGCTGCTTCTCCTCGGCTGTCCAGTGCACCATGGTGGAGCAGGAGGGTTTCCCTGGGGCTTCCCTGAAGAAGGACAAGAAAGTGGGACCCGATGCTGCCCCAGGGATTTTTATACACTAGCAAGGGGCTTGTCCTAATCTCAGCTCACGTAGCTGCTGgttggggctggggagggagctgggctgctggaggaAAGATAGCAATTTTGGATGGTGTCCAAGGGGGAAAAGAGGCCCTTTGCCCCCTCTGCCTTGGAGGGGACAACCAGCATCTCCAGCCCCTGCGCTTGTACCTGAACCTCCAAGTGCCCGGGGACCTGCCGGACCCTGCCCGGCTGGGgggtccagctctgcagggacagcctgggctggggctgagcaggacAGTCCGACCCAAGCACATGGGCAGGGAGGTTCAAAGAGCTTGTGCTCTCTGCCTTGACCATGTTTCCAGACTCTTAATAGTGCATTGGTGCCCCAGAGATTCATCCTGAACAGCTCTAGGCATAGAATCTCAAACtgttttgggtgggaagggaccttaaatcccacccagtcccacccctgcatgggcagggacacctcccagcagcccaggctgctccaagccccatccaacctgcccttcaacactgccagggatggggcagccacagcttccctgggcaacctgggccaggctctccccatcCTCACCCTTGAGCCCTTACGGTCTCAAGGGCAACATCAGACACATCACTCAGGACAGTCAGTCCCACCTAGAATAATTTCAttatggaattgttttggttggaaaagacctccaagatcacccAGCCCCACTGTTCCCTatccctgcccaggccacccctgccccgtgtccctcagcaccatctccagggcttggaaacccccccagggatggggactccccccctgccctgggcagcctgggccaggccctgacaacccttgccaggaaggaattgttccccagatccaacctcagcctcccctgccacaacctGATGACAGCAGGAATCCGAGACCAGGCTGTGCTCTGCAAAACCAGCCCAAAGTTCATTTTATCTGCTGTCCCTCCAGGAGGAGGAAACCATTCATGGCATTTCAGATTTTCAATGCTTCATTACTGTGTGGGGCTGGTGACTGGGTGGCTTTGGGGCTCAGTTCTGAGCCTGATCAACCCAGAAGGCAGAGCCCAACAGGCAGCTGTGCACGTATTTTCAGCCTGCTGGCAGAAATCTGCAAGAAAACCTTGTCTGCGTGGCAGAAGTGGAATTATTTTGATGTATCAGGCACCCACAGTGACAAACTCTGCTtacatcagaaaataaaaaggagttATTTTGATATTTCATGTACCTCCCACCCCGAAGACATGGGCTCTGCTGGcaaagcagcatctctgctgcctgggTTAGATTGCTTGTTCACATCAGCCCGTGCAGCCCTCAGaaccagccctgcagggatcCCCTCTCCCTGGGCTCGGGATGCAGCgtttcctctgctcttctccttggCAACTGTCTTTACAAATCTGAGGAGCAGATTCTCTCTTATCTGCCTGCTCCAAATAAAACTGTCAATAAGTTCTTCCAGCCTTACCCCTGGCCACTGGCATTTCTCCCTGCAGATACCAGACCTTAAAATCTGTGGCTGTTTTTTCCACCCTTTTACTTGACTGGGCATCTAGATCCAGGGGTTTCCTTCTCACAGGGGAGgctgtaaaaaatgaaattcttcTTGCTAATATAATTTAGCAAACAGGGTCCTGAAGCACTTAGGGACTGTGGCAGGGACTGCAGCTCCTCCTTGCCCGTCTGtgggcagcagcatctcctgagcttgTGGACAACAGGTGGCCAAGgagccaccagcatcctggctgtgtcaccacagggtgggcagcaggagcagggcagggatcgtgcccctgtgctgggcactggggagggggcacctggagtcctgggggcagttctgggccctcaggacaagaaggacatggaggggctggagcgtgtccagagaagggcaagggagctggggaaggggctggagcagaaggagaaggggctggagaacttgtgaggagcagctgggggagctgggggtgtccagcctggagcaaaggaggctgaggggagacctgctggctctgcagctcctgagaggaggttggagccaggggggtcgggctctgctccccaggaacaagcgacaggaccagagggaacggcctcaagttgtgccaggggaggctgaggttggatctggggaacaattccttcctggcaagggttgtcagggcctggcccaggctgcccagggcaggggggagtccccatccctggaggggtttccaagccctggagatggtgctgagggacatggggcaggggtggtcTTGGCAGGGTTGGGGGAGCAGTGGGACTGGAggatcttggaggtcttttccactgaaaaccattccatgactctgtgTTCATCCCATCCTGGCAAGTGATTCCTTCCAAGTGCTTTGAACCTCATCTCCCACAACTGCAGTTGCCCCGGGGCAGTTCCAggtgacaggaagaaaaacccTGAGGTTAAACTCCCTGTGAAAGACTTCCAGGGGCTTCTTAGTTTGAAGATTGGTCAGACATGGGGGGAAACCTGCTGCTATGGCCAGCCCAGAGGCTGCTCACAGCCATTGGGCAGTGGCCTGTGATGCCCTCAGAGACACGAGCTGAAAGCAGATACAGGCTTGAATGTGCCAATGAGGATGGAGGGTGATCTGAGGGAGGACAGCACATGCTGCCCAGAGAATggttgggctggaagggacttgaAAGAGACTTTAGTTCCACTAGATTCCATTAGatcctgtgagggtggggagagcctggcccaggttgcccagggaagctgtggctgccccatccctggcagtgttgaagggcaggttggatggggcttgaagcagcctgggctgctgggaggtgtccctgcccatgcaggggtgggactgggtgggctttgaggtcccttcccaccaaAGCCATTCTAGGGATCTGTGATTTTCCCAGAAGGTAAACCAGCCACTCTTTCTGTCTGCCCAGGGTGTATTTCACTGTGCTCAGGACTCTGCCCTCAAGCATCTGGCTGCTCCTTTTGGTGTGGGTGGAAGGTCCCATCAGTTGTTCATCTCTTGATGCCACCCTGGACCATGCCCACTTCCATGGACTGGAACATTCCCTTTTTATGGATCAAttgacctcattgctctctacaactccctgagAGGAGGATGTAGGGAGGTGggattggcctcttctctcaagtggataatgacaggaccagaggaaatggcctgaagctgcaccaggggaggtttagactggagatta carries:
- the LOC127380200 gene encoding hemoglobin subunit epsilon gives rise to the protein MVHWTAEEKQLITGLWGKVNVEECGAEALARLLIVYPWTQRFFDNFGNLSSPTAITGNPKVRAHGKKVLTSFGEAIKNLDSIKTTFSKLSELHCEKLHVDPENFRLLGDILVIVLASHFAREFTPTCQFAWQKLVNVVAHALARKYH
- the LOC127380193 gene encoding hemoglobin subunit beta isoform X3 — protein: MVHWTAEEKQLITGLWGKVNVADCGAEALARLLIVYPWTQRFFASFGNLSSSTAVSGNPMVRAHGKKVLTSFGEAVKNLDSIKKSFAQLSKLHCDKLHVDPENFRLLGDILIIVLASHFAKDFTPEAQAAWQKLVRAVAHALARKYH
- the LOC127380193 gene encoding hemoglobin subunit beta isoform X2 encodes the protein MVHWTAEEKQLITGLWGKVNVADCGAEALARLLIVYPWTQRFFASFGNLSSATAISGNPMVRAHGKKVLTSFGEAVKNLDSIKSTFAQLSELHCDKLHVDPENFRLLGDILIIVLASHFAKDFTPEAQAAWQKLVRAVAHALARKYH
- the LOC127380193 gene encoding hemoglobin subunit beta isoform X1 gives rise to the protein MVHWTAEEKQLITGLWGKVNVADCGAEALARLLIVYPWTQRFFASFGNLSSATAISGNPMVRAHGKKVLTSFGEAVKNLDSIKSTFAQLSELHCDKLHVDPENFRLLGDILIIVLASHFAKDFTPEAQAAWQKLVRAVAHALARKYH